Genomic window (Desulforapulum autotrophicum HRM2):
AAAAGGCCCATGCCGGACAACGGGTGGTGGTGATTGGCGGCGGTGCCGTGGGTGTTGAAACCGCCCTTTTTCTGGCTGAAAAGGGAACCCTTTCCCCTGAAGCCTTGAAATTTCTTTTGATCAATAAGGCTGAACCCGCCGAGGATCTTGCTGAAATGTGCATCCGGGGAACCAAAAAGATCACCATTCTTGAGATGCTTGACAAGGTGGGTAAGGATTTTGGAAAGAGCACCAAATGGACCATGCTCCAGGATCTGGGGCGGTTCGGCATAGAATCAAGAACAGGAGCCCGAGCCCTTGAGATCACGGCCACTTGCGTCAGGATTGAAACAGCCCAGGGCATTGAAACCATTGAAGCCGACACGGTGGTTGTTGCGGCAGGGGCCAGATCCAAAGCCGAACTTGCCCCTGTGATTAAGGAGACGGGTATACCCTTTGCCATTATCGGGGATGCACGGCAGATCGGCATGGCGTTTGACGCGGTTCACCAGGGATTTGAGGCGGCTACGGCTATTTAAGGGGGAAAGATGTTTGCTTTTGAAACAACCACCATCAATACAATGACCCTGGCCAACCGTTTTGTCCGGTCGGCCACCTGGGAGGGCATGGCAGCAGACGACGGATCTGTTACGCCCCGGCTGGTTAAAACCATGGAAGACCTTGCCCTGGGGGGTGTGGGCCTCATCATTACGGGCCACGCCAATGTGGTTGTCCAGGGCCAGGCCGGACCCTGGCAGCTGGGCATTTATTCCGACGATCACATCGACGGGCTCAAAACCATGACCGACGCCGTGCACAGGGCAGGGGGCAAGATCGTTGTCCAGCTTGCCCATGCCGGTAATTTTGCCGCAGAAAAATTGTCCAACATGGCTCCCTGTGTGCCGTCCGTGTACGAGGGCCTTGGAAAAACGCCCCGCCATGAACTGACCCTGGGCGATATCAGTGACCTTGTGCAGGCCTTTGCCGATGGTGCTTTAAGGGCCAGAAAATCAGGGTTTGACGGGGTTCAGCTTCATTCGGCCCATGGCTACCTGTTAAGTCAATTTCTTTCCCCTGAATTTAACCGCCGCACCGATGCATACGGTGGCACCATTGAAAATCGGTCCAGGATTCACATGGAGATCCTGAAGGCGATCCGCAGGGCCGTGGGTGATGATTTTCCCGTGCTGATCAAGATTAACTGCCAGGATTTCCAGGAAAATGGACTGGCCCTTGAGGATACCGTCTGGGTGTGCAAACAGCTTGCCGACAACGGCATGGACGCCATTGAGCTCAGCGGTGGAATGCTCACCGGCGGAAAACTTTCCCCCAGCCGGGTGGGTATCAATTCACCTGACAAGGAGGCCTATTTCAGGCAAGAGGCCGCAGCCGTCAAGGGTGCCATCAACATTCCCCTGATCCTGGTGGGGGGGATTCGATCCCTTGAAGTTGCCCAGGAACTTGTGGCGACGAAAAGAGCAGACTATCTTTCCATGTGCCGGCCGTTGATCCGGGAACCTGGCCTTGTCAACCGGTGGAAATCCGGTGACA
Coding sequences:
- a CDS encoding NADH:flavin oxidoreductase; its protein translation is MFAFETTTINTMTLANRFVRSATWEGMAADDGSVTPRLVKTMEDLALGGVGLIITGHANVVVQGQAGPWQLGIYSDDHIDGLKTMTDAVHRAGGKIVVQLAHAGNFAAEKLSNMAPCVPSVYEGLGKTPRHELTLGDISDLVQAFADGALRARKSGFDGVQLHSAHGYLLSQFLSPEFNRRTDAYGGTIENRSRIHMEILKAIRRAVGDDFPVLIKINCQDFQENGLALEDTVWVCKQLADNGMDAIELSGGMLTGGKLSPSRVGINSPDKEAYFRQEAAAVKGAINIPLILVGGIRSLEVAQELVATKRADYLSMCRPLIREPGLVNRWKSGDIRPATCLSDNLCFRPAMAGKGVHCVVDERERKKG